In the genome of Candidatus Ancaeobacter aquaticus, the window AAGACTTTGCTAAAGAATCACAATTTATCGTTATTACACATAACAAGAAAACTATTAGTTCTGCGGACATCATGTACGGAATTACTATGGAACAGATGGGTGTTTCTAAGGTTGTTTCCGTGCGGTTCTCACCAAAAAGAGATAAAGCTGAAAAAGAGGTGCAAGAAACATTACCTATCGAGGGTGTTCAAAAACCGTTAAGACACGAGCTCCGCTATGATGATGACTTGAGCTCTATTGATAAAGAATTAAATATCGAAATAAAAGAACCACTTTCACAGACTACTGACCTCAGTCAACAGACCTCAGACGTCAGACCAGAGACTACAGACACCGTACCTCAAACATCTGACAGCATACCACAGACTACGGACGTAAGACCAGAGACTACAGACTAAATCGTTGTTCATATCTCGTGATTCGTGAATCGTACCAAAGAAATCAATAAGTGAATTTCTCTAGGTGTACTCCCAATGGGGCCTCCAATTAAAAATAATACGCTATCCGCTAAACGCTATATTTAGTATATTATCTTATAGCATATAACTTACAGCTTACGGCTAAACTTTATTCCCTGGTAGGTATTTCTTCTTTCGAATTCCTTATCAATCTTATGTAACACCGGGGCTTTTTCCGTTGTCCACAGTGGTGCAATAAGTTTTCCGCTCGGCCCATCCCCCATCACCCGCTGAACAATTATACAAGGATCTAAATGTTCCAAAAAATCACATACTAAACTTACATACTCATCCACCTCAAAAAGGGGTGTTCCACCCTTTTTATATTTTTCTTCCAACACTGTGCCCTTAACAATGTGTAAATGATGAAGCTTCACTCCTTCTAAACCTAACTCTGATATCTTTTTTGCCGCAGATATATAATCTTCATGCGTATCTCCCGGCAACCCGAGAATAATATGCGCACATATATTGATACCTTTTCTCTTTTTAATGCGATTAATGGCATCGTATATTTCATCAGTACCGTGTCCCCTATTAATTGCACGAAGCGCCTTATCATTAAATGATTGGATGCCGAGCTCGATCCATACTTCGTACTGCGCAGTATACCCCTCAATTACATCTAACACAGGTTCGCTCACACAATCTGGTCTGGTACCGATCGCTATTCCTACAACACCCTCATGTTCATTAACTGTGCCATAAACCTCGTTTAATTTATCAGGATCGGCATAGGTATTTGAAAATGCCTGAAAATAAGCAATAAACTTCTCTACCCCATACCTCCTACTGAGAAACTCTATTCCCTTCTCTATCTGCTCTGATACACTGCTATTTTCAGAGCAATATGGAGCGCGATTACCGCCTTCGTCACAGTAGATACACCCACC includes:
- a CDS encoding TIGR01212 family radical SAM protein (This family includes YhcC from E. coli K-12, an uncharacterized radical SAM protein.), translating into MECYTKFSTYLKKKYGQKVYKISIDAGFTCPNRDGTVSTGGCIYCDEGGNRAPYCSENSSVSEQIEKGIEFLSRRYGVEKFIAYFQAFSNTYADPDKLNEVYGTVNEHEGVVGIAIGTRPDCVSEPVLDVIEGYTAQYEVWIELGIQSFNDKALRAINRGHGTDEIYDAINRIKKRKGINICAHIILGLPGDTHEDYISAAKKISELGLEGVKLHHLHIVKGTVLEEKYKKGGTPLFEVDEYVSLVCDFLEHLDPCIIVQRVMGDGPSGKLIAPLWTTEKAPVLHKIDKEFERRNTYQGIKFSRKL